Genomic DNA from Paenibacillus sp. MBLB1832:
TCTCCGCTGCTCTTGCCTTGGCCTTGTATACGGAAGCAAGCGGGCCATCCGTTTGATTTTCATTCGGCTCGGACAGTGTTCCTGACCAATGGTCGTTACCCTTTGGCGAAACAAATAGCGCTATTTGACTGTTCATATACCCTCCTTATTCGATAGGAATTTGACTAAACTTCATAGCCGCACGCAAATAGGCAATGGAATAGGCTACGGATGCATGCTCCCCTTCAATGTCGACCAACTTCGGGTAATGGTCAGGAATGACAGCGCCCTTAAATCCGTGCTGATCGTACAGCTTAAGCGCTCTTGGAATATCCACATCCCCCTCATCCAAGAGTGCTTCCCTGTAAGAGGGAACCTTTCCGTTGACATTGCGGACATGGGCATAAGCGATTCGGCCGCTCTTGGCAAAATGCTCAATGGATTCATAGATGTCATAAGGCATTTCTGTAAAGGTACCTTGGCAAAACTCCATCGCACAGTAAGGCGTATCGAATCTAGCGAAGAGCTCGTCGAAGTCCTGCGGAGAGATCAATACCCGGCCAGCTTGTCGGATCATAGAAACGGGTGGATCCTCCGGATGAACGGCCATAACCACATTGGCTTCTTCAGCTACCGGTAAAATTTCCTCTAGAAATGCATGCAGCCTGCCTTTCATTTCCTCCCGTGAAATCAGGCCGTGCCTGCCCTCCGCCTCAGGATCAACCACCATCCCCCAGGCCATGCTCTTCGGAATGGGCGTATCATCATACGGATAACGCTCCGGATCAAACACCATGATCTTCGCTTCTCCCCGCCCCTCGTAAACCATGGCCTGCCCGTACACGCCTCCAGCGGAGAAATTATAGCCCATAATGGGAATCTTGGCTTTGCCCATAGCCCGGATCGTTCTTTTGATATTCTCCATCTGCTGCTCTTTACCGGGAAGATCCATCAGGATCTTATACCAATGACGGGGGATAAAATTTTCAATCGCCTCGACCTTGAGCCCATTCTCGTTAATGTGCTTCACCCAGCGGCACAAGTCATCCTCGGACCAGTACCCCTCTTTCGCAGAGGGAAGGATGCTCACATCCGGCATGCTGCCTATGATATGCGTCACCCCGATCTGCCTGAGAAATTGCATATATGTCGTTCTTCCGATGTTATGGTCGAATACTCTATGTGCTACCTTCATGTCAAAACTCCTCTCTCTTTCAAAAAAAATGAAGCAAGAATCACAGGCCTTCGCCTGTGATTCTCTATGACCATCGCCCCTACTTGATATTGTTATCCTTTTTGTAGATGGCTGTTGCCTGATCGATCCATTTCGTACCGCCGGCATCGAGATACTTTTTCTTATAAGTTTCATATTCCTGATCCAGATTTCCTTTGGAAACGATACCGCCAGCGATAAACTCTTTAACAATATCCAACATGATCTTACCTTGTGCGATTTCAACCTCAGGAATTTCGCTTAAGTGAGCATCTGTGAGTTGGGCATCCCGTGCAATTTGAATCCCTTGCTTAGTCAGTTCGTTAAAGTTTCTAAGTTCAGCGCCGTTTACACGGTACATCAAGCCATAATAAACTTGAACCCCATCATTTCTTTGCTTCACAGCATCCGTAAACGGGTCCATGTATTGGCACTGGTTGTTGACGGATTTATAGTGTGTTCCCTCGATGCCGCAGAAGGTAAGCTTGTCACCTTCGTCAGAGATCAAAAAGTCCATGACCTTCATCGCCGCTTCTGGATTCTTCGAGTTAGCTGATAGCGTGACGAAAGGCCCGCCATCCTCCTTGTAGCTCTTCGTTTGGCCACCGACGCCGTTAGGTCCTTTGATCACAGTGTAAGCAAAAGTAGGTTTCGGGTTTTCCGTGTAACGAGTGATCCAATTTTGCGTTGTGCCTGGCGGCTGAAAGTTGAATGTACCTACGTTGCCGGTCCATAGCTTCGTATACGTCGGAATCGCTTTAATTGTGGAGAAATCCGGCTCCATTAGACCTTCTTTATACAGCTTGTTGTAATATTTGATAGCATCAAGGAATCCTGGTTGCAGGAAAGCCGGAAGCACCTTTCCATCGATATATCGGCCTCTTTCCTTGGCAGCATCAAAGGGAACCCCGTAGGCGCCGAAGATATGATTCATTGTTTTGATATAATCCATTGTGACACCCAACGGAACTGTATCATTCTTGCCGTTGCCGTCCGGATCCTTTTCCTTAAAGGCCTTCAGAGCGGTATAGTATTCATCTAAATTAGTAGGGACCTTAAGTCCTAATTTATCCAGCCAATCCTTCCTAATGGCGACAGACTCTCCACCCAAGTCTCTGGCCTGCGGGATTGAATATACTTTCCCGTTGATCATATTCACCCCTTTCAGCACATCACTTTTATTCTCCTTGATATTCTTTCCGTACTTTGCTAAGAGGTCATCTAGCGGGACAATCATTTTATTTGTTGCTAATTCCTTAACTTTCTTAGGGTCCTGATTGTGAATGATATCTGGCAGATCGTTGCTCGCGATCAACGTATTAAGCTTGGTAGTGAAATCACCTACGGGAACAAACATCCATTTCACATTGACACCCGTTCGTTTCATAATCTCTTTATTGATGATATTGTCATCCGGATAACTAATATCGCCGACCATCATAATCGTTACCGTTGGTGTTTCCTTCGGCTTCGAGCTGGGGGCTGCTGATGTGGATTCACCACCGCTTTTACTGCCTGAGCAAGCTGTTAGGGTCAATGCAGTGCCAAGCAGTACGGAAAGCAGTTTTGTTCGATTCATGAAAAGACCTCCCTAAATTTGTTTTTATAATTCCACGGCCATAGGAACCGTAAAATTCGATAAGGTTTTACCCCTTAACGGAGCCGACAAGAACACCTTTGACATAATACTTTTGCAAGAACGGATAGACGATCAGCATGGGAAGCACCGACATGACAATTGTCGCCATCTTAATGGACTCCTCCGTCACAGTACCAGAGCTGGCAGCCATCGAGTCTACGTCTTTCACTTCGCTAAGTGACCCAACGTTCATCATCCCCCGAAGAAATACCTGCAGCACTTGCTTCTTCGGATCACTAATGTAAACAATGGCATCAAAATAGGAATTCCAATGGGCAACGCCATAGAAGAGAGCAACTGCCGCCATCACAGGCATCGATATCGGTAAAATGATACTGAACAACGTACGAGCTGGGCTCGCACCATCTATATTCGCAGATTCCTCCAACTCGGGCGGGATGCTTTGGAAAAAGTTTTTCATGATAAACAAGTTCCACGCGCTGATCGCCCCAGGTATGATCAGGGCCCATAACGTATTCAGCATACCCAGTTGTTTAATGAGCAGGTAGTTCGGAATCAGGCCGCCGTTGAACAGCATTGTGAAAAAGATCAGCATCGTGATGGTATTGCGTCCAGCGAAACGTCTCACCGACAACGGATAAGCCAGCATAGCTGTGAAGAGTAAAGCGATAAAGGTACCGACAATCAGACGGAATAACGAGTTGACGTAAGATTGAAAAATACCTTTTGTTTGAAGCATAAGCTCGAACGAATATAAGGAAAAGCCTCTGGGTAGAAAGAACAGTCCCCCGCCCATAGATGCCTTAGGGTCACTGATCGCGTACATCAGAACATGCCAGAAGGGATACAAGGTACAGAACGATGCGATGATGAAAAAGATTACAACTAAGAAGTGAAATATATTCTCGCCTTTCGTTGGCTTCATTTAATACCCTCCTAGATTATACCGGACTCGGAATCTATTTTTTTGGCAATCCAATTTACGCAGATCACTAGCACCAAGCCCACAATGGATTTAAACACGCCCGAAGCTGTGGCAAGATCGTATCTCGCATTCTCGAATGCGATCTTGTAGATGAAGGTATCCAGAATTTCCGAAACCTCATACACCTGAGGGTTATATAAGGCAAATACCTGATCAAGACCCGCATTCAGAATGCTTCCCACGCGGAAAATCAGCAGGATCACAACGGTGGTCCGCAGACCAGGAAGTGTAATATGCCAGATTTGTCGCCATTTATTGGCACCATCCATCTTTGACGCTTCATATAGCTGGTCATCGATGGTCACTAAGGTGGCCAAATAAAGAACTGTACCGAAGCCAGCTTCTTTCCATATATTTGAAACCACAAGCAAACCTCGGAAATACGCCTTACTTACCATAAGGTTCGGCGTTTCGAAACCGAAAAACCTAGCTATTTCATTCAAAATACCCGTATTGGGCGATAAAATTGCAAACATAATTCCCGCGATTACTACCCAGGATACAAAGTGCGGCAAATAAACAACAGTTTGTACAAACTTCTTAAATAACGCATGACGCAACTCGTTTAATAGAATGGACAAAATGATTGGGACAGGAAAAGCAAATATGAGTTGATATAAGCTGATAATTATCGTATTTCGCAATGCCCTCTCAAAACCAAATGTGCTGAACAACGTCTTGAAATTATCCAATCCGATCCATTCACTACCCATAAACCCTTTGTAAACGCTGTATTTCTTAAAAGCGATTAATACGCCATACATAGGTATGTAATGAAAGAGTATAAAGAATAGAATACCCGGCAAGGCAAGTAAATATAAAAATTTGTCCTTGCGAAACTGACCGAGTTTCGCCCCCCACGCCTTCCTTCTTCTAACAACAGCTTCTGTTGCAGTGAACATGCGATTGCCCCCCTCTTATCTTTGACTTTGCTTAAATCTTTCAATCAAATCTATCTTTGCCTTCATCACATGCTCGCCTGTAAGCCTAACGGAAAGATCACGATCCCGTCGCTTTAAAGCGTTTACAATTTTTCGATGATCATCAATAATGCTATGAATACGACCCTCGCTGAAGCCAAACTGCCTCCTAAGCACATCGATCAGCCCCCAATGCCGATCAATAATCTCAATAGCTTCATAATTGTTCGCCAGCCCATTGATCTTGCGATGAAAGGCTTCGTTTACAAGCAAGGCAGCCTCCCGGTTTCTGTTGCTGACATAAGCTTCATATTCTTCTTGCAGCAAGTCAATTTCTTTGAGATCACGGTCTGTCATATGTTCAACGCCAGTACGCACGAGCATGGTTTCAATTGCATAGCGAATGTCATACATATTGCTTAAAAAATTCTCGTCAATCTTTCGTACGCTAGCACCCTTCTGTGGGAGCAATGTAACGAGCCCCTCTCCCTGCAGCTGCTGGAGCGCTTCCCGAATGGGCATTTGAGATACGCCATAACGATTCGTAAGTTCACTAATACGCAAACGAACTCCCGGCTTAAACACACTGTTCAAAATATCTTGCCGTATCTGATCTCGTATACGGGAATAGGTTGTCACGTATAGCACGTTTGGAGAACTAAGTTCATATTCCATTGCCTCACATCCTGATTTATATAATGTATATAAATTACGCTCGAAAATAATGTATCACATTTTTAATATTATATCAATGTTTTATTAATTTATATAATTGGTGAAAAAGAATCGTTTATCCAATAGTTGCCGCATGAGCATTAGCTATTGGATGACATATAAGTTATGAAGTGCAAAAAGCCAGCAAACGCTACGCTAGGGTTTGCTGGCTTTAAAAATGATTTACAAATTTAGTTTTCGAAGATCGAAAAATATATAGGAAGTGAACAATTCATCACAGATACAAGTGGCTTAACCTTAAGGCTGACGTTGTTGTTTGCGGTAGGCTATTGGTGTAGCAGATTATTCGCTTGTTGAAAAGGAGGCCAGAACGGGTGTTTTTCGTTAGGAGTACGGAGATCATCCCCTGTCCTTCTTGTCCAGGAGAACTATCCGTAATCGGGAGAAAGCCTAGGCGAATTTGCTTTGGCTTTCTCCACAACACTGTAAATAATTGCGCTCGCTTTAGCTCCTCGAGGCGTGTTACTGAAAAGAAAGTTCTTTCTTCCAATAACAACGGGCATTAAAGGCTTAAAAACTTATCCTGCTGCCCCGTCGTGATTACCGATTTTAACAACGAGATATACATGTATCGGTTCATAATTGACAACCTCCATCATTCTAATACGTATATGGATATTCGTGTCTTTTCCACTGTGAGGATTGGGATACACTCTTTTGTCCTTCCCTCGGTCTGGACGTCACCCACTCAGACTTGCTTTTCTGCAAAGCACGCCATAAATGTTCTATTTCATCATAGGTAATCGAATCCGTTGAGATATCTCTGGCTTGCACGAGCAGATCCTCAGCTACTTGACGCAGTCTAGTAATACACGCTTCGTTAATAGATGCGCCCAACATTTCGGAAGCCTCAAAAGCATTGTCAGCTCTAGCGAACTTTGCGCCACTATTCGGCTCCCCCTCTAACTGGGTGCGCCCCATATTCACAAGTGTAGGGTCAATGTTCATCAACTGTGAAATCTCAAATTGTCCCGCATGATCTGCTTTGAAGTGTCCCTTGACCAAATCACCATCCGTACCTACCCAGATTCGAACTGGAAATTGCGCCATAAATATCCCTGCTGCCCGCTGAAAATCGGCTTGATTGCCACCGCCATGACCGGAAAGCACCACAATTGCCTTAAAGCCTGCATTGACGAAAGCCCTTAGCTGATATAAGAAAAAATAGAGCATCACATGAGGTGGCATCCCCGTCATGCGGGGATTCTCTTCCCCAATCTGCTCCTCTAGCCACCTGGCATGATATCCGCTTTCATGAATGTGATACCCAAGCGATGGCGCCACAATGCCTCCTGCTCCTCGTGCTGCTTTCTCGCAGATGTATTCAGCCTTGATCAAATCCAAGCCAAAAACAGCGATTTGGCCATGCGGCTCGCATAGCCCCAAAGGAAGATATACAATTGGAGCCGCTTGAAACCGTTCCCTCCATTCCTTAGGATACAATTTGGCCCATAGAACCTCGGATGACATCACTCATTCTCTCCTTATGAAATAAAGGAAAGAGCTGAGACAGCTAGCACTGTCAGCTCTCACCTTTTATCGCTATTTCCAATATTTTCTTTCGTAAAAATTCCTTATCCAACGGTGACGCTTATAGAGCTCATCTACGACTTCATCAGGCAGCGGATCTTCTTGGAGCGCTGCCGCATTCTGCTCCGCATATTCTTTAATATGCATCGAAATAATTGATGTGGTGACGCCTGGGGCATGCAGCGCATACTTGATCGCCAATGCGGCAAGTGAGCTTGCATACTGCGGGATGAAGGACCGAAGCCGTTCTACACGAGCGATGTATTCACTTCTTGGGCCCGCATCAAAATAGCCATTACGGAAGTCCCGCTCAGTGAAAGTGGTATCACTTGACAAGAGCCCGGTCAATCCTCCTTCGTCCAGCACACATCGAGCGATAAAAGCAACTCCGTGCTTTTCGCACAAGGGAACCAAATTATCTAGGGCAATTGGGTCGAAGATATTTAGAATCGATTGCACCGAATCGATCTTACCGGATTTCACCAGCGAGAGCGCCATATCATGACGGTGATCTGGAATGGAAATTCCAATATACTTCACCTTGCCCGCTTCCTTTAATTTAACCATTTCTTCCAGCCAGTAAGGTTCATCATCCCATGCAGACCAGTATTGGTGCATTTGAATCAAATCCAGCGCTTCCACACCAAGTGCTTGCAATGAAGCATCCACACTAGCTTGAATCGATCCCGGCGGGTAAGCTTCGATCACCGGAATTGGGCTGCCCCAACCGCCTTTGCCGCAAGGTTTTACTTTGGTAGCAATGAACGGCTGCGGTCCATCCCACGTCTTTAAGGCTTTGCCAATCGTTTCCTCCGATGGTCCATACGCTCTTGCGGTATCAATAAAATTGACACCTAACTCCAATGACCGGTGAATGGATTGTATGAATTCGGATTCTTCCATACTTCCGAACGAACCAGACAAACCCATCGCCCCATACCCCAAACGAGATATGGAAATGTTCGATTTTCCGAATGAATTACTTGGCAGCATTATGATCCTGCTCCTCAATGTACGACGTATCGAGATAGGCTTTGCCCTCTTTGGCAATTACCATCTTCTTGAAGACTTTTCCTGTCTTGATGTTTTTCGTATGTGTCGGAATGTACTGCAGAATATACCCCTTCCGAATGTTATCGCTTACGTTTGGACCGCTGCGGTGGAACAAGAGCGATGAAAAGACAACCATACTTCCCTTTTTTAACTCTACAGGAATTCCTGGATCTTCCCCGAAGTAACATTGCCAACCTATTGGTGTTTTCTGGTGCTCAATAATGCCGTCCTTGTGCGTTCTCGGCTTTACCCAAATACAGCCATTTTCGATCGTGGCATCTTCCATCGCCAACCAGCAGGTCACATACTCATCTGATAAAACAAGACCATAACCATTATCCTGGTGCCACGGGAAATCCTTTGCCGTTTCTGGGCGCTTATAAACCGCTTGATCCCAGTACAGGGAAACATCTCCTCCAAGAATTGCCGTAGTAATCTCAACAAATTTAGGGTGAGCACAAAATTGTTGAAAGTAGGCGTTCTTCTTTACTAGATGTGCGGTGAAAGTAATTTCATTGGCACGACTGACGCCCACGCCACCTTGTTCTTCTTGCTTCAGCTTCGCACTATGCTCATCCACATAATAATCAACTTGAGAAGTCAACTCGTCCATTTCTTCCCCAGTAAACAAATCCTCTAGAATAAAAAAACCTTCCTCATCGAACTGCTTCAATTGTTCATCTTTCATAGCGATGATCATCTCCTCTTGTGTTATCCCCCTATTATAAGTGGCTATAAACACCTTATCTATGCTCTTGTGTAAGCAATTATTGTACTATTTACGCATTTTCTCTGCGTCATGTTATACTTGTGTAAGTAGCTGGTTGCAGGGGGGAAACAGATGAATAATAACGCAAGCATGAAAGAGCAGTTCGGTCTATCCATTGTAAATATTGTTCGTTCTTCCTATACGCGATTAAAGATCCGCGACATCAAGAAGAATCAGTGGGTTCTCAGCCACGTTGTGAAAGGTCAACTTACCATGGAGACTGGGGGAATATCCTATAACGTTAGGGCAGGACAAGTGATGGTTCATCCTCCGCATATTGAATTCAGTGAATATAATCCTTCAAGCGGCATCCACCAGGTACTGTTTCTCGACGTCACCTTATCCGAGCATCTGGATTTATTTCGAATGTATCCGATTCCACCTGTTATTACACTTGTCGATGAAGCGAGCTTCACACGCTGCTTTCAAGAACTGAACTCCTATTGGAATCAACCCGATAAAGCTTTTCGAAACGTCTATATCGGAGCAGGAATCCTAGAGCTTATCAAGCTCCTTCTAAACTCGTGGGAGTCGGACGGGTTTCCTTCTCGCCCTGAACAGCTGAATTCAACAGAAGACCGATTTATGGAGGTCATCCAGTATATGCAAACGCATTTACGCCGAAAAATATCACGGGAAGAGTTATCGAGTCTTTTACATTTGCATCCAAATTATTTCGACAAACTGTTCTATAAACACTTTCATCAAACCCCTATGCATATGCTTCGCATGCTTCGACTTCGCAAAGCACAATCACTACTTGAAACAAGCGATATTACCCTGGAGCAAATCGCTGGTGAATGCGGCTTAGTAGATGCGGCCTATTTTGCCAAGTGGTTCAAAAAACAGTGCCGTGAGACGCCTGGTCAATACCGCACAAGGATGAAGATATCAAAGAGGATGTATTAAGTACCGTTAAGACCGGAAGTGTGGCTGACGCTGCCGGTTGATTATCAGCAAATGTAGAATTTGCGTATAGAAAAAAGACTTAGGATAATACGTTCTAAGTCTTTTTTTCTTTACAGCTATGATTTGCGCCTCTTTGCCGTGGTCTACACCTTTGCAAAATCACATTAATCCTTTACTCCAAAGTATACAATCTTGGCCCCAGGCTTCTCGAAATCAGCAGTGATAACCGCGTAGCCTTCCGTATCATACCGAACCGTTACCCCCTCTGTATACCATACCTTCCGATCCGGCTTACAGTGAGTGATATAGGTAAAGCTTGCTGGTCGAGGAGAATGAAACGGAACGCCGAAAGCATTGGCGAACAGAACAACAGTGCCTTTACCCGACCGTGAAGATATCTTCTCGTACACCTCCGGGTTGCCACCGGGAATACCTGTCCGCCGAAGAGCGTTCTCCGTGATGTCGTCCCTAATTTGCTTGTAAAGCCCGATAAGTTTGCCAATCCGGTCTGTCCCCTCAAAACTTACCCCCAGCAGATCCCCCCAGATTCCATTCTGCCCCAGAATCAAGGAACCAACCGCCATATCCTGGAAGTCTACAGGATCATCCGGCAAATAGTGGGTCAGAAACAAGACCGTAGGGATCCATTTATCATAGGCAAGTGGCGTCCGACATACCCATCCCCGGGCGGCGCCCGGATAGAAGAACATATTGTTGTTTTTCCATGTAATATCCTTGTCCTTGGGAATGTTAAAGTTAGCATAATACGGACCGTTGTTGAGCAAGAAATATTTACCTGCTGACAGGAAACTGAGTCCTACACACCGATATCCTTCCGTTACATCAAAATCGACAATAGCTTCCGGGCAGGCTTCCGTTAGCTTCTCGATAATACGTACCATGTAGAGAGGCTGAAGAAAGGAATAACATTCCTCGCGTTCCTGTGCCAGAGCCCCTTCATCGCCATGATGATGGTGAGGGTCGTTGCAGCCGTATTGGCAGATGGCATCCCATTTAAAATATGTAACGCCAAGCTCCTGAGACAATCGGATCAGTTCATCCGCAAAATCATCCGCGTATCCGCTGACCAAGCATAATTCAGCACTTTCCTCTGTCTCCCATACTGAATGAGGATCCCGATTCTTGCCATCCATGCTACTCTGATTCGTCAGATTCTGCCCAAGCATATTACTTGACATTGCTGCTGAGGTCGGGCCGAACCAAAGTCCCAGCTTCATCCCGTATTCATCGAGCTTAGCTTTCACTTGACGCAACCCGTCTGGAAACCTTTCCCGATTAACCTGCCAATCCCCTGTCTTGCTATACCAGCCCGTGTCGATTACGAATACATCGATGCCCATTTTATGTGCCTGTTCGATTTCCAACAGCATTCGTTGCAGATTCATACTGCTCAAATAGGGTTTGTCCTGCCAGTGGCGAACTCTCTCCTGATAGTTCCATGTATTATAATAAACATAGGGCTTACGCGATTCCGCATTCAAGCTGAAGTGCCGCAATATAAAAGTACGGTAGGTTTCTGCCAGCTTCTCTTCCCCTCCACGGACAGCAGCCGTCTGCATCCATAGCGTGTCGAACCCGTTTCCGCAAGGTTTGCCCCCGATAATAATTGCCCTTGACCGCTGTCACTTCAGCAGACCCGTCCTTGTGCAACCGAAATCCTGTATATATATCAGGGTATTGAGAGCCGTGCTCGTAGGCAAGCAACGCCGAAATCCCCTCTTCCGTGCCCCATGCAAGGATGGGTCCCATGAGTAGCTGCTCGCTCAAGAATGCGGAGGCCCCCGCCTTTACCTCTGTTGGCACATAACTATGCGCCAGCTCGTTATAGTCGGAGAGACGAACCTCTTTGGCTGTCAGACCAGAGTTCAGATTAATTCGACCATAGCTCAAAGTGTCACATCCTGAAGCTTTGGTCAGCCGACGGTCCGACCTACTCGACCACCTGTAACGAAAGCGGACAACGGGATTGTCTGGAGCTATACGAAACACCAGCTTCATACGGATATAGCTGTCACTACGGAGGGTACCTTCCACCACGGTTTCACGGGTA
This window encodes:
- a CDS encoding mannonate dehydratase, whose protein sequence is MKVAHRVFDHNIGRTTYMQFLRQIGVTHIIGSMPDVSILPSAKEGYWSEDDLCRWVKHINENGLKVEAIENFIPRHWYKILMDLPGKEQQMENIKRTIRAMGKAKIPIMGYNFSAGGVYGQAMVYEGRGEAKIMVFDPERYPYDDTPIPKSMAWGMVVDPEAEGRHGLISREEMKGRLHAFLEEILPVAEEANVVMAVHPEDPPVSMIRQAGRVLISPQDFDELFARFDTPYCAMEFCQGTFTEMPYDIYESIEHFAKSGRIAYAHVRNVNGKVPSYREALLDEGDVDIPRALKLYDQHGFKGAVIPDHYPKLVDIEGEHASVAYSIAYLRAAMKFSQIPIE
- a CDS encoding extracellular solute-binding protein produces the protein MNRTKLLSVLLGTALTLTACSGSKSGGESTSAAPSSKPKETPTVTIMMVGDISYPDDNIINKEIMKRTGVNVKWMFVPVGDFTTKLNTLIASNDLPDIIHNQDPKKVKELATNKMIVPLDDLLAKYGKNIKENKSDVLKGVNMINGKVYSIPQARDLGGESVAIRKDWLDKLGLKVPTNLDEYYTALKAFKEKDPDGNGKNDTVPLGVTMDYIKTMNHIFGAYGVPFDAAKERGRYIDGKVLPAFLQPGFLDAIKYYNKLYKEGLMEPDFSTIKAIPTYTKLWTGNVGTFNFQPPGTTQNWITRYTENPKPTFAYTVIKGPNGVGGQTKSYKEDGGPFVTLSANSKNPEAAMKVMDFLISDEGDKLTFCGIEGTHYKSVNNQCQYMDPFTDAVKQRNDGVQVYYGLMYRVNGAELRNFNELTKQGIQIARDAQLTDAHLSEIPEVEIAQGKIMLDIVKEFIAGGIVSKGNLDQEYETYKKKYLDAGGTKWIDQATAIYKKDNNIK
- a CDS encoding carbohydrate ABC transporter permease, translated to MKPTKGENIFHFLVVIFFIIASFCTLYPFWHVLMYAISDPKASMGGGLFFLPRGFSLYSFELMLQTKGIFQSYVNSLFRLIVGTFIALLFTAMLAYPLSVRRFAGRNTITMLIFFTMLFNGGLIPNYLLIKQLGMLNTLWALIIPGAISAWNLFIMKNFFQSIPPELEESANIDGASPARTLFSIILPISMPVMAAVALFYGVAHWNSYFDAIVYISDPKKQVLQVFLRGMMNVGSLSEVKDVDSMAASSGTVTEESIKMATIVMSVLPMLIVYPFLQKYYVKGVLVGSVKG
- a CDS encoding ABC transporter permease, which translates into the protein MFTATEAVVRRRKAWGAKLGQFRKDKFLYLLALPGILFFILFHYIPMYGVLIAFKKYSVYKGFMGSEWIGLDNFKTLFSTFGFERALRNTIIISLYQLIFAFPVPIILSILLNELRHALFKKFVQTVVYLPHFVSWVVIAGIMFAILSPNTGILNEIARFFGFETPNLMVSKAYFRGLLVVSNIWKEAGFGTVLYLATLVTIDDQLYEASKMDGANKWRQIWHITLPGLRTTVVILLIFRVGSILNAGLDQVFALYNPQVYEVSEILDTFIYKIAFENARYDLATASGVFKSIVGLVLVICVNWIAKKIDSESGII
- a CDS encoding GntR family transcriptional regulator produces the protein MEYELSSPNVLYVTTYSRIRDQIRQDILNSVFKPGVRLRISELTNRYGVSQMPIREALQQLQGEGLVTLLPQKGASVRKIDENFLSNMYDIRYAIETMLVRTGVEHMTDRDLKEIDLLQEEYEAYVSNRNREAALLVNEAFHRKINGLANNYEAIEIIDRHWGLIDVLRRQFGFSEGRIHSIIDDHRKIVNALKRRDRDLSVRLTGEHVMKAKIDLIERFKQSQR
- a CDS encoding creatininase family protein, with product MSSEVLWAKLYPKEWRERFQAAPIVYLPLGLCEPHGQIAVFGLDLIKAEYICEKAARGAGGIVAPSLGYHIHESGYHARWLEEQIGEENPRMTGMPPHVMLYFFLYQLRAFVNAGFKAIVVLSGHGGGNQADFQRAAGIFMAQFPVRIWVGTDGDLVKGHFKADHAGQFEISQLMNIDPTLVNMGRTQLEGEPNSGAKFARADNAFEASEMLGASINEACITRLRQVAEDLLVQARDISTDSITYDEIEHLWRALQKSKSEWVTSRPREGQKSVSQSSQWKRHEYPYTY
- a CDS encoding aldo/keto reductase, with protein sequence MLPSNSFGKSNISISRLGYGAMGLSGSFGSMEESEFIQSIHRSLELGVNFIDTARAYGPSEETIGKALKTWDGPQPFIATKVKPCGKGGWGSPIPVIEAYPPGSIQASVDASLQALGVEALDLIQMHQYWSAWDDEPYWLEEMVKLKEAGKVKYIGISIPDHRHDMALSLVKSGKIDSVQSILNIFDPIALDNLVPLCEKHGVAFIARCVLDEGGLTGLLSSDTTFTERDFRNGYFDAGPRSEYIARVERLRSFIPQYASSLAALAIKYALHAPGVTTSIISMHIKEYAEQNAAALQEDPLPDEVVDELYKRHRWIRNFYERKYWK
- a CDS encoding phytanoyl-CoA dioxygenase family protein, yielding MKDEQLKQFDEEGFFILEDLFTGEEMDELTSQVDYYVDEHSAKLKQEEQGGVGVSRANEITFTAHLVKKNAYFQQFCAHPKFVEITTAILGGDVSLYWDQAVYKRPETAKDFPWHQDNGYGLVLSDEYVTCWLAMEDATIENGCIWVKPRTHKDGIIEHQKTPIGWQCYFGEDPGIPVELKKGSMVVFSSLLFHRSGPNVSDNIRKGYILQYIPTHTKNIKTGKVFKKMVIAKEGKAYLDTSYIEEQDHNAAK
- a CDS encoding helix-turn-helix domain-containing protein, producing the protein MNNNASMKEQFGLSIVNIVRSSYTRLKIRDIKKNQWVLSHVVKGQLTMETGGISYNVRAGQVMVHPPHIEFSEYNPSSGIHQVLFLDVTLSEHLDLFRMYPIPPVITLVDEASFTRCFQELNSYWNQPDKAFRNVYIGAGILELIKLLLNSWESDGFPSRPEQLNSTEDRFMEVIQYMQTHLRRKISREELSSLLHLHPNYFDKLFYKHFHQTPMHMLRMLRLRKAQSLLETSDITLEQIAGECGLVDAAYFAKWFKKQCRETPGQYRTRMKISKRMY
- a CDS encoding alpha-galactosidase — protein: MQTAAVRGGEEKLAETYRTFILRHFSLNAESRKPYVYYNTWNYQERVRHWQDKPYLSSMNLQRMLLEIEQAHKMGIDVFVIDTGWYSKTGDWQVNRERFPDGLRQVKAKLDEYGMKLGLWFGPTSAAMSSNMLGQNLTNQSSMDGKNRDPHSVWETEESAELCLVSGYADDFADELIRLSQELGVTYFKWDAICQYGCNDPHHHHGDEGALAQEREECYSFLQPLYMVRIIEKLTEACPEAIVDFDVTEGYRCVGLSFLSAGKYFLLNNGPYYANFNIPKDKDITWKNNNMFFYPGAARGWVCRTPLAYDKWIPTVLFLTHYLPDDPVDFQDMAVGSLILGQNGIWGDLLGVSFEGTDRIGKLIGLYKQIRDDITENALRRTGIPGGNPEVYEKISSRSGKGTVVLFANAFGVPFHSPRPASFTYITHCKPDRKVWYTEGVTVRYDTEGYAVITADFEKPGAKIVYFGVKD